The sequence TTCACTATTGAACGTTCTCAGGCAAGTATCAGCCACCAACCCCTCCTCCCTCAGTGTCCCCAGCACCAAATGCTCCATCATCCAACGCATATGCATATAATCCACATAGAACAAGGTATTAGTGCATTATGTGTTGTTACATCATTTATGTTAAATGCTTATAACTGATATGCTGACCTCAGGAGGTGTGTTGGATGATTAAGGAAGAAGGAAAGAGGGGAAAGGTTGCTGGTTTGATCCCCTttgctaacaaaactaacattctaacaaattctaacaaattaacatttaccgatataaaaaaaataaaaaatatgctgATCTCACCTAATGACATAAGGCttggttattgttattgttatagaCTAATATGTGTTGTTTCTGTGTATTCTTTGTTATAATAGGTCTCTGATTGCTATGATCACCACTGCTATATGTTTGTTCTATATTGATCTCCATTAATTGAGACGGTCCACCCTTTGCTAAGGAGTTGGAGATATGCACAGACCAGCATAAGGATAAAATTTCTAcagtattcttttttttctttttaagtttgAACTGTCAAGAATGAAATGTATACATAATATTGGTTACTTATTACTACAGTCATGCTACTTGTTTCAATATATACATGTTAAGATTTGCAGTGTCATTCTTTGGCCACACTTGTTGGATGTTTCTTAATCTATAGAACGGTGGAAAATGATGCATGTTTTAGGTTCAACATGCAAGGCCATCTTGGTTGACATATTACTATGTACTTGCAAACATTTCTCTTTGATACATTCTACATTGTCCACTGTCACTAAACTGATCTAATAACTCACTACAACCTACAATCATAGGTAGAAATATGGTTTTAAGCTATTGCTAATGCAACTGTTGCCCCTTCCCCCCTCCTCTATACTCTTGTTCTCATTAATACAGCTGCAACTATATTTCATTCACACCTTAATGAAATCGAAATTGATCTTGCTATTACCGATTGCAACTATTTCAAGACTACACATGGCTGAAAATAAAACTGACAGCGAAATCCTAATATCAATTACCCGCAACTAGATCTGTTACCTAGActgaaaataagttaatttgccgcaaaattaaaaaataatgacaagTTCAGGAcctaattgaaacaaaaaaaaatgtttagaaacctaattaaaaattctgtAAAAGTTCATGGACCAACAGATTAATTGAACCTTAAAATTACAGGCACTTTGACTCTATCAAAGAGATATATTAATTGAAAACAGATATGATGCATGTGTGAGAGAGGAGAATGAACTGCACTTtgatgaaaaagagaagaaagcttgaaaaatatcaaatttatgaaATGCTCtaaagttataataataataataataataataataataaattaaataattatacaatTTACTACTTTGACAAGAACTGAGACAGAAAGAGTAAACTCACACTGCAATCGTCATTTTCATCCTTACTTTACTAGTTTCATGACTCTACATGTATGTCTGTGTAAATTTACACACTCATTTACTTAAGGAGTGGAAAGTGGAAACTAACATACTTGTTTGTGGGAAATGTAAAACAAGAAGGCACTTCTAtgttataaattagaatatataatttgaagATTGAAACTTTCAGTTTTTTAGTCCTTCGTTTAGGCTCTCACATTTGGATGTGCATTTCATTTCATATGCTACTTTTGTTAgatacaaaatttaatcaatctctcaattatcttcattttatctttatttatatttgatcttTTTAATCGTTTATACCTTTAAATTTATCAActtttataattgttaaaatttaatttctattattagaGGATGAGAGATGGCAATCAAGTTTAATAAAGATAGAgaggaactttttttttacgttgaaccattaattctttattctttaagAAAGCGTTTTTAGGCATTTTTCTTCCACAATATTGTTTTTAGGAATTTTCTTaacctttaatattttttaatatatcaatttcttctttattttaaagttgaattttaatatttgtttaaaaaatatcaatcagtataaattatttatcaaatttaaaatataattcatatattaaaatatatttttttatgatttattattcatattttaaaaaatgtttacgtGTGATTTTAAATCAACTTATCCTTCTCTTGACTTATATGATAAACAcagattttaagaaaaaacgGTGAATATCAATTTGATAACAAAACATGGAGATATTGTGAAGTTACGAAACAAGTCCATGAACTGGCATGGGAAGGAGGAGGGTAAATCATGTTGGAGGCAAAGTAGTTTCAGGAGATTAATTAGACCAAGAACTCAtgcaatacattttttttttatagataatagGCTCTTCTAACATAAAgctaaaaaattagtaattttaaaattatcaaaaagagATTACTTTTTTTCCGATAaaagattacaaaaattaacattaatcCAACAAATTCAAAATGTTACACATTGGCCGACTATTCTATttgaatttaatcaaatatttcggacttttcttctttattattttagtttatgtggtgttcgtgataaatgtttattttaaatgattaaaatatataataatttttaattttaaatatatagattatactataattaaaatttataataaataatatttatgaatataaattatgttttagatttatgataaataatttatattatgataaaaagtatttttactgGTGATAgttgcttttaaaattttaatttaaagataaagataaaaacgaTACATTAGAAAgataagatattaaaaaaagaccATATGTTGTTAAATATATCTATTGTACTTTATATATTCAGGATTCAAAGCTATTCAAATTGTGAAGGCCTGGCTCTTGAAATTTAACGATTAAGAGGCACTAGTAGTCACATACAAAGCAAGAAGAAGGTGTGGTTGCGTCTCAATGGCTGCAGGTTCTGCTGGTGATCGACTCAAACTTGTAACATGTGCAATTGTGCTGCTACCATTCCTTGTCACAATAGCCTCAAGTGCTGATATATTCCTTGATTGGCACGTTTCCACTGACATTAATTTAAAGCCTGTGTCTACTGATCAACCAGTAGGGATCATAGCCTTTGAtctattcatctttttatcTGTCTTTAGTCATGCATTGTTTCCTAATTTCATTGCTGATATGATTGGCAGGTCATAACAATCAATGGCATGTTCCCTGGACCCCTTATAAATGCAACAACAAATGATGTTGTTCATGTCAATGTTTTCAACGATTTGGATGATCCCTTGCTGTTTACATGGTATATAATATGCActctctttctttgtctaacaaaTAATCGTTTTACTATTTGGAGAGGCATTCTAATGGCAACTTCCAAAATtcgtatattttaattatttttgtattgcTTTAATTATAGTAGTTGGATTATGCACTAAACATATGGAATTTTGGTTCTGATGTAGGAATGGCATACAGCAAAGGCTAGATTCATGGGAAGATGGAGTGTCTGGCACAAACTGTCCCATCCAACCAGGCAGGAATTGGACTTATGAATTCCAAACCAAAGACCAGATTGGCACATTCTTCTACTTTCCTTCCATCAATTTCCTCAAAGCTGGTGGAGGGTTTGGTCCAATTCGAGTCAACAATCGACCCGTGATAAGTGTTCCTTTTCCAAAACCTGAGGCAGAGTTTGATTTTCTAATTGGTGACTGGCACAGCAGTAGCTACAAGGTAACTGGCTGCTTTCTTATCATTTGACCATTGATATTATTGTGGCTTTAGCAATTCCTTAGAATGCTACTCAACTttctgatatttttatatttactaatcgtgaataatgaatatatatgaaattatttcaaTCAGGATATTAGGTCCAGGTTGGATGCGTCGGATGTTCTTCCTCCTGATTGGATGCTAATAAACGGAAAAGGACCATATATGAACAATTTATCTCTATCATATGAGACCTTCAATGTTACACAAGGTAAGAAGTTCATAAGAGATGTGTGAGTGACTCACACTTTATGATCATGTTGTCTGTTAATTTAAATCCATTTATGGTCATGTGTCACAGGTAAAACATATTTGCTCAGGATATCAAACGTAGGGACAGCCTGGAGCTTCAATTTCAGGATTCAAAACCATCAAATGGTTTTGGCTGAAACTGAAGGTTCTTATGTCAATCAAATAGAGTTGGAGTCTCTTGATGTTCATGTAGGCCAATCCTACTCAGTTCTTGTCACAGCAAACCAAAGTGCTGCTGATTACTACATAGTGGCCTCTCCCAAAATGAGTAATGCCACAAATAATAACACTCTTGTCGGTGTCGCTGTGCTTCATTATGATAACTCTACCACACCGGCTACTGGTTCTCTGCCAAGTGGTCCAGATCCATTTGATCTGCAATTCTCCATCAACCAAGCAAAATCCATTAGGTAATTGCATGCCACAAAATGGTGCTCTGTATGCTTAAGAAGAGTTTTTCcaatttcctctttttctttctttacttaATGTCAACATACTATAATGTTAGCAATAGCATTAATGCCTCTTAACTGTTTTGAGCAGTTATGAAAACTTAATCTGACTTTGAGGTTATAGTTAGAACATATGCAAACATTCACATTGTGGGATTATTTATATTGTAGGTGGAACCTCACTACTGGAGCTGCAAGGCCTAATCCTCAGGGAACGTTCAATGTAAAAAATGTGGCAATATCTGAGACTTTCATTTTCCAGGCATCAACAGCAGTGGTTGATGGTTTATATCGCTACACTGTCAACAATGTGTCTTACTTGACCCCAAATACACCACTGAAGCTAGCTGATTACTTTTCTAACGGAACTGGAGTATATGAACTTGATGCTTATTCTAAGAACAGTTCAAATGTTAATGCTGTGCGTGGAGTTTTCGTAGCCAGTGCATTACATAAAGGGTGGACGGAGATAGTGCTCAAAAACAATTTAGACATCATTGATACTTGGCATTTGGATGGATACAGCTTCTTTGTTGTCGGGTGAGTGTAACAAACAAATACTTCATTAAGTCTATTTTAAGGCAAGTGGTTAAGtaaattgtttttcttaacATGTCGTGTCACTATACAACCTGATCATATAAAACTTATACATGTAAGGAAACACATGCATGGCATGGCATGACAACATTTAGATAATTCCAAAGGACAAGTCAAAGTTATAGATATATTGACACATTATTATGAACTTGAATTCTTAGTCAGCCCAACATCAGCATATTTTGTTGTATATGAAATTTTCTAGTTGCTAAATAAATGTTTGTGACTAATGTTTGTGTTTAGGATTGGGGAAGGAGAATGGAATCCAGAATCACGGTCAAGTTATAACCTTAATGATCCTGTTGCTCGCTCCACTGTGCAAGTGTACCCTGGAGGGTGGAGTGCAGTGTATGTGTACCCTGACAACCCTGGAATGTGGAACCTGCGATCACAGAACTTGCAAAGCTGGTATTTAGGTGAAGAGCTCTATGTGAGGGTTTATGATGCTGATCCCAACCCTGCCAAGGAGAAGCCACCTCCACAGAATCTCCTTCTATGTGGTCAGTTCATGTTAAAACTTCAGAGTTTCTTCTACTTGTTTGTCCTTTTTATCTCCTTTATTACAAACTTTCATTCTTGAATGATGATGAAGTAGAAAGCTAAGGCTATGGTATTGACTATTGATGCTTGTGAATGTTCACAGGCTTTTTTCAACCTTCACCTCCACCATTAAACGAACATAATCCAAATGCTCCTTCAGTGTCCCCAGCACCAAATTCTCCATCATCCAAAGCATGCAAGCAAAATGCTCCTTCAGTGTCCCCAGAACCAAATGCTCCATCGCCCAAGGCATATAATCCAAATTCTCCCTCAGTGTCCCCAGCACCAAATGCTCCATCGCCCGAGGCATATAATCCAAATTCTCCCTCAGTGTCCCCAGCACCAAATGCTCCATCATCCAAGGCATATAATCCACATAGAACAAGGTATTAACGTATTTTGTATTGTGACACCATTTATGTGAAATGCTTATAGGCTAATATGTGTTCTTTGTAATAACAACAATAGGTCTCTGATTGCTGTGATCACCACTGCCTTGTGTTTCCTCTATATTGGTCTCCATTAATTGAGAAGGCGCACCCCTTTGCTAAGGAGATGGAAGATATGCATACCAGCATAAGGATAGAATTTCtacagtgtttttttttctcttcttttttaagTTTAGTACTTGGTACATCAAGAATTGCAGTGTTAATCTTTGGCCACACTTGGTGGATGTTTCTTAATCTGCAGAACGATTGAAAGTGATGCATGTTTTAGGTTCAACAGTATGCAAGGGCGTCTTGATTGGAATATTACTAACAAACATTTTTCACATCTTTATGCTTCATCTTGTATCTTTTAGTTCCCATGTAATTATCTCCATTCTATAATTAAGTCTTGatgtttccattttcttttgatagatTCTTTTAATGTTCGCTCTCACTAAACTGACTTATCAACTCACTACAACGTACAATCATATAGGTAGAAACGTGGTTTTAAGTTATTTCTAATGCAACTGCCCTTCCTCTATACTCTCACATTAATACAACTGCAACTATATTTCACCAATACCTTAATGAAAACGAAATTACTCTATGCTATCGCCAATTGCAACTATTTCAAGACTACACAAGgctgaaaatatataataaaaaaatatttgtgactAGCAATAGGTGGTTGAGATGTTGATATATAAATTGTATGCACGAGTACAATAATtcgtgattatttttttttgtttaggacCACTTGTATTTTAACACCACCATGTTGGACATCAGATTTAGCCAGATCGTCCCAACGAATAGCGGTTATGCAGTTTTAGCCAATTCTAAATTTACATATTGTATAAGTAACCCTGTTTCAATAACTTATTTACAAAAGAccagtaaattaaataatataatttgctGTAGTTGTaccatattttgaaaatgaaatggtATTTATGATGCTGTGTAAGTTATATATACCcaactgaaaaaagaaaaagaccaagACACCTGTAACTTGAAAGAGATTCTTAGCGatgaaaaatatactaatatagTTATTAAAACAGTATGCTGAGTAAGACATGCATTCTTAACACAGAAAAAATGGAGTGTCTATATAGTTAGGAACTTAGGATTTGAAGAATCATTCACACGCAAAAAAGTGGTGGGTAAAAGTGTGCGGTAGAGGCAAAGTATATTGAAGTGTGATGTATTGTGTATACTCTGCGTATAGTCTACAGTTTGCCTTCAGAAATAGTTTTGAGTATACTCTTTTGTCTTAGCATAAATGTGGGTGTAATCTTAGGCAAAGTATGCTTCAACAAAAAGCTTTGTCTACTCTAAGTATAGCAGTAGCTGCAAAAGCAAGCTCTATAATAGTTTCACAAAGAatgttttttctaataaaatcaAGAACCCagaaatatgaatataaaaaaaagaaggggtTAAACAAGGATAGAAAGTAGTATAGCTTCCATTTTAGATAGCACCGCGCGTATTCGTATAGGACACTATGGATACTTCAAATATTCCCAGGTGTATTTTGTGTTcttttactttcaattttttacatcaatataaatggaaatattataattataatatattaaataagaattataatatgaaaacgatttatgtttattttaatatattaatcttttctggtgaaattaagatttattttaattatatatatatatatatatatatatatatatatatatatatatatatattacattttgttgtgtcttatatttttaaattttctgtatgttcatgtttttttttaaccaaaaacaTATCGAAACAAAAGTGTTTATAGTTTTTATACGTGATGTATGGGCTTTTGTTGCTTCGATAGTTTGTTAACGAAGTTATTTGGGCCGAATTCATTTGCTATCTTTCCTTGTCTGGATCTCATCGTAAAACGACATCGTTCCGGGTCAAGTATTGAGTATTCTAGGTAGACGAGCTTGATGAATCAAGAGGACCACATGACACCAATTAAATCTGACACATAAAAGTTAGACTTCAATTTTCATCCCCATCCAACTATATAGTGActtcaatgttttaaatttcattttatttgtagGGAAAAAAATTCATCCGATGTTTTCTTAAATTAAGAACTGATCGATTTATTTCTAATTAGAAAAACCGAACTATATTAGAATAATCTCATTTGATTGCATTTGGTTCCATCTATTTTtgtccaataatttttttttctttagaaaatattatccaaattcacctttttcttttcatgatcATTTATCAAAAATTGGCAAGTGaacccctttttcttttcaacttgGTAAAAGTTTAGTTAAGTCACCAGTGCCCTTCTGTTCAATTTTagcatatttatttgttataaacTAATTCTgagtaattataaataaatcctCAACTTGTATTGACGAGATCTCATGCTGCGTTTGActtcttaacaaaaaaaaatcataaaaagaaaataatggaaaaCGAACTTTGGTTATACAATATTTGCATATTAATTAATCTTACAAATACAATGACCTAAATGATAATAGGTTGAGTGTAAATCTACACTTGCGGAGTAACACAGTTTTCTTCAACGCCTCTTTATACTTcatcagaaagaaaagaaagcaatgaaatttaaaatcacacatagtttattaatatgttaaataacTTAATTCAACATAACTATGATCTTTACTTTTGGTTTGTGGATTTGATCCACTCCAATTTTGACACTTGTTATTAGCTGTATCTAAGCCAATTGTGAGGATTCGGAGAAATTGAGGGTCGTGAATGATGAATGATGAAGCACTGGGTGGTTTCATGAGGTTGCTTAGGTAATTAACTAGCACAGGGAGAGGGAACaagcaaagaaaagaacaaaattatctgaacaataataatatttttaatgacaaCACATTGGTAAAGGAGAAAAAGGACACCTTGAGGATTCATGTGAGAATAGCAGTTACTTACTGGCTTTCGCTACTTTTATTCTATTTCCATGACCAATATGAGGGGACACACActgtgaaaaagagagagagatagaaaaaaaatgttgtgttTAATGTTTTCTTGTGGACAAAACAATGAAACTTAAACAAAGACTTTTTTGGATAGTACCACTACCAACACCCTCTCtgcctctctttctctctgcaGTCATAATACATCACATTCTTTGGCTGGCCTAACACCAAtgaaaaaagaagtgaaaaaaagATACCCCAACATGCGCTATCCATGAGTTGGAGAGGTCTTTGcagagaaaatattaaaacttttcTCCAATAAACAACTGAGCTCACCCTTAATCACCATGGGCCATGGCTTCATCAAGTTtacaaagaatcaaaagaatcatgtaaagtaaattttgattatcaaaaaagaaataaagaaaaaaaatcaaatcagacGACAACCGTATCGCTAAACTTGCACATTAACCCCGGTTTTGTTTTGTGATCATCTTGGGAAATGCCAATCTAAAACCTTGTTAGTAATGGCAATCCACCAAAGCTGGTGCGGGGAAGACAAGACTTGTTTGtggctgttgctgttgttgtggttgttgatgttgttgttgttgttgcttggATGCGAAGGCAAACTTGGATTCTCTATGATCATCTCCTGGGGCAGGAAGGTTGAGATCCAAATCCAAATTCAACACATTCCTTTTCTTTCTGGGGTGATCTTCTTCTGGTTCCAAAGCCAATGGGGTGAAGGAGAGTGTGGCGGGGGTGGTGGTTCCGACCGGAGCGCGGTGGCGTCTCATGTGGCCACCCAATGCCTGTCCCGATGTGAATTCAGCACCACAGATGGAGCACTCGTGCACCTTGgacttgttgttgttgctgtacAAATTCCCCTTTGTATTCAATTGAAGGGAAAATGGTGACTTATTGGTCTTCAATTGAAACTCTTCCTCATCTGATGACAAAAGGTGTTGCTGTTTCTTCTCTAGGCCAATAGCCATCAATGCCTTAGGCTTCTTGTGACTGGCCCTGTGGCCTCCAAGTGCTTGAAATGAAGGGTAGGTTCTGTTACATGTCTTGCATTCATAGACATAGTACCCTGCCCTGCTAGACCCCAAGGTAGCAGCTTCCAAGAATTTTCTACTGCTGTACTTGGCGGAGTTCATGCCGGCGTCCTCCTCCGCGTGTTTCGGGGATTCCCGTGATTGCCCTTGAGCTAGAAGGATGAGGCAATTCGCCATGTCCTCCTCTTCATCTGTGCTGTCTTGTAATCCTGCAGAAGAGGTGGGAGAGCTGTTGATGTTATTGATATCTTCATTTTTCATGTTGTTGTTGTCATCATCACCGTTGTTGCaaccttcttctttttctccttctccgGTGGAAGAATTGGAGGTGATGGAGAATGGCATAGGGGATTGTGGCCTTACCCTTTTGGTTCTTTTTCCTTTGACAATGTTGGTGTGATCTTTTGAGCCCCCCAAAGAGAGTTCTTCTGGTGCTTCCATGTTGGTTCTTTTCTGACACCaccaaagagagagagagagagagagaggctaGGAGGGTTGTAATTGTAAGGTAGCAGAGAAAGGAGAGTGGGGGTTGGATATTATATATAGATAGGGAGTGAAGGATATAATAAGTCGGGGGGAGTCAAAAGCCACCCCATACAACAGTAACTGTGAATAAGCCCTGCAATCCAAGTTTTGGAAGCGTTTATTTATAGGCCTGTGGGGATTGGaaaaatttagaaatgaaaagagagaacaTAGCACTCGAGAAAAAGATAGACCAAAAATAATGCAATTTTAACAGAAAGTGGCCAAATTTGGAGAGTGTGGTGAAGGGGGGAACAGATTGGAAAAGAGTGGTTGTTAAAAACAAAGAGTCCGTCTCACACTCTCTTTCTCACACTTTGCCAACGCACTTTCACGAAATGAAAAAACTACCCCAACCAAAGCTTATATTAGCATGCTTCTTTATTAcctttatttattcaatttcatcACATTACATTGGACTCCTAGTCCAAGTATTTACTATTTACCACCCCCACTCTCCATGGGATGGATTTCCCTATTTCTCATTCTATATATAGCTCGCATGTGACTCCAGcctctcaatcttttttcactACCTATTTGGTTCAATTGTAAACCATAAAATACaatccaaattttaaatctacaAATTGAAGCTGTCTTCACTCAATGGCTAATCTAAACCGCATAAAGGTTCAATTGTAAAATTCATGCCCACAATTAATTAACCTTGTTAGTTACTAGAACTACTAAATTGAACTTCTCATCAATCAATACAATGATTGTTTGTTTCACTTTAATGGCATCTACTTTAATGAATGTGAGATATGAGTTAGCACAAAAGGATTTGTTGTCCTGAAGGCGCGTGAGGGGCAATATATTTGGTTTAGTTACTAACACGTATTGGTGAAGAAAGACATATAGAGTGCAAGATAGAGGTTGATATACATGTGTGTACtaattttagagagagaaagagagagggggtgGGGGTGTGAAGGAAGCAATAGCCCATTACTTTGGCTCAACGATTTGTGCACGAGATGATTGGAGTGCAAGCCTGGAACCACGGAATCTGCGGTGCTCCCTTcacttaactttttaatttatatttatatgactCTTTCTTATTATGCTTTTGCATTCTGTCATGCCTGCATGACCACACATTCCATGGACTTCTTGTGCTTCccactctctcttctcttttattCCTGAATTCTAGTAAAAGACACATCTCAAAGAGGGACTGTAACTTTAACTAAAATTTCAGCCCTTCTTTTCCCCCTTTACTTTCCAAAATTCGGTTTCTAAAACACTATTATAAATAAGCCAAAACATATGTAAGATGTGTAACATGCTCTAATCTTAATTTCAAACAAGATCTCCTCTCCTTCCATACATTTTCAAAACTATGATTCTTCACAATTTATTCAGGCATGGTCAAGGTAATTGATTAGTTGACAATGTTGTTTTAAATATAGTATACTAATATTAGAATTCTAAATAGTTTGTTtctcttataaaattaaaatattttttactcttttttaaatAGCTATGGAGATAAGTGTGTTACTCAGTATCCACCCAGCTAGCTACTAAAA comes from Glycine soja cultivar W05 chromosome 20, ASM419377v2, whole genome shotgun sequence and encodes:
- the LOC114402725 gene encoding zinc finger protein ZAT5-like, with translation MEAPEELSLGGSKDHTNIVKGKRTKRVRPQSPMPFSITSNSSTGEGEKEEGCNNGDDDNNNMKNEDINNINSSPTSSAGLQDSTDEEEDMANCLILLAQGQSRESPKHAEEDAGMNSAKYSSRKFLEAATLGSSRAGYYVYECKTCNRTYPSFQALGGHRASHKKPKALMAIGLEKKQQHLLSSDEEEFQLKTNKSPFSLQLNTKGNLYSNNNKSKVHECSICGAEFTSGQALGGHMRRHRAPVGTTTPATLSFTPLALEPEEDHPRKKRNVLNLDLDLNLPAPGDDHRESKFAFASKQQQQQHQQPQQQQQPQTSLVFPAPALVDCHY
- the LOC114402166 gene encoding monocopper oxidase-like protein SKU5; protein product: MAAGSAGDRLKLVTCAIVLLPFLVTIASSADIFLDWHVSTDINLKPVSTDQPVITINGMFPGPLINATTNDVVHVNVFNDLDDPLLFTWNGIQQRLDSWEDGVSGTNCPIQPGRNWTYEFQTKDQIGTFFYFPSINFLKAGGGFGPIRVNNRPVISVPFPKPEAEFDFLIGDWHSSSYKDIRSRLDASDVLPPDWMLINGKGPYMNNLSLSYETFNVTQGKTYLLRISNVGTAWSFNFRIQNHQMVLAETEGSYVNQIELESLDVHVGQSYSVLVTANQSAADYYIVASPKMSNATNNNTLVGVAVLHYDNSTTPATGSLPSGPDPFDLQFSINQAKSIRWNLTTGAARPNPQGTFNVKNVAISETFIFQASTAVVDGLYRYTVNNVSYLTPNTPLKLADYFSNGTGVYELDAYSKNSSNVNAVRGVFVASALHKGWTEIVLKNNLDIIDTWHLDGYSFFVVGIGEGEWNPESRSSYNLNDPVARSTVQVYPGGWSAVYVYPDNPGMWNLRSQNLQSWYLGEELYVRVYDADPNPAKEKPPPQNLLLCGFFQPSPPPLNEHNPNAPSVSPAPNSPSSKACKQNAPSVSPEPNAPSPKAYNPNSPSVSPAPNAPSPEAYNPNSPSVSPAPNAPSSKAYNPHRTRSLIAVITTALCFLYIGLH